The sequence CGCCTCCGGGTCCATCGCGGTGGCCGGGGTCACCGCCCGGGTGGCCAAGGCCAGCCGGATCTGGGTGGAGGGCATTCACGACGCCGCGCTGGTCGAGCGGATCTGGGGCGACGACCTGCGGATCGAGGGCGTGGTGGTGGAACCGCTGGACGGCATCGACGACCTGGCCGCCGCGGTCCGAGACTTCCGGCCCGGCCCGCGGCGCCGCCTCGGCGTGCTCGTCGACCACCTGGTGCCCGGGTCCAAGGAGAGCCGGATCGTGGCCTCGGTCACCCACCCGGACGTCCTGATCACCGGGCACCCGTACGTCGACGTCTGGCAGGCGGTCAAACCCGCGCGGGTGGGGCTGCGCGAGTGGCCGGTGGTCCCGCCCGGCCGCCCGTGGAAGGAGGGGGTCTGCGAGGCCGTCGGCGTCCGCGAGCCGGCCGACATGTGGCGTCGCATCCTCGCCTCGGTGAGCAGCTACAAGGACGTGGAGACTCCGTTGATCAACTCGATGGAGCGGCTGATCGACCACGTGACGGCGCCGCCGGAGTAGCCGCTGTGCCGGCCAGCGCGGCGCCGATGCGGACGGCGGCGTCGGTCAGGCGGTCCGGCGGGTGCGCGGCGTAACCGAGCACCAGGCCGGGCCGGCCGGGCTGGCTGCGGTGCCAGCTCAGCGGGTGCACCAGCACGCCGTGGGCCCGGACCCGTTCCGCGAGCGCGACGTCGTCGCCGGCCGGCAGCTCGGCCAGCAGGTGCAGCCCGGCCGCCACCCCGCGCACCCGGGCCTGCGGCAGGTGCGTGCGCAATCCGGCGAGCAGCGCGTCCCGGCGCGCCCGCTGCCGGGCCCGTACGTGGCGCAGGTGCCGGTCGTAGTCGCCGGAGGCCAGCAGGTGCGCCAGCACGAGCTGCGGGAGCGCCGGGCTGCCCAGGTCGCTGGCGTGCTTGGCGGCCAGCAGCTCGGCCTGTCGGCGCCGGGGCGCGATCAGCCAGCCCAGCCGCATCCCCGGCGCCAGTGACTTGGAGACGCTGCCCAGGTAGGCGACCCGCTCCGGCGCGGCGCCCTGCACCGCGGCGACCGGGGCCCGGTCGTAGCGGTGCTCGGCGTCGTAGTCGTCCTCGACGATCAGCCGCGCCCCCTCGGCCACCCAGGTCAGCAGCTCCCGGCGCCGCTGCGGGGCGAGCACCACCCCGGTCGGGAACTGGTGCGCCGGGGTCAGCAGGACGGTGTGCAGGCCGGTCGCCCGCAGCGGGGCGATCCGCAGGCCGTCGTCGTCGACCGGGACCGGCTCCGGGCGTACCCGCCAATGCGCGACCTGGTCGCGGGCGCCGCGCGAGCCGGGATCCTCGACCGCCCACGCGGCTTCGCCGCGGGCGCTCGCGGCCTGCGCCAGCAGGGCGAGACCCTGGGCGACGCCGCCGCACACCAGGATGTCGTCCGCCTCGGCCCGGACCCCGCGGGTACGCGCCAGCCAGCCGGCCAGCTCGGCACGCAGTCGCGGGCTGCCGCCGGGGTCGCCGTAGCCCAGGTCGGCCGCGGTCACCCGGTCCAGCACCGCGCGTTCGGCCCGCAGCCAGGCGGCCCGGGGGAACGCGGACAGGTCCGGCACCCCGGGGGACAGGTCCAGGTCGATGCCGTCCGGGGTGGGAAGCGGCAGCCGCAGCCGGCGCAGCGTGCGGCGCCGGTCCGCGCTCGGGCGTGGGGCGACCGCCGCGTCGCGCGCCACCACGGTGCCCGAGCCGGTCCGGGCCGCGGCCAGCCCCTCGTCGACCAGTCGCTGGTAGGCCTGCACCACCACCCCGCGGGACACGCCCAGTTCCGCGGCGAGCCGCCGGGTCGCCGGCAGCCGGGTCCCGGGCGCCAGCCGTCCCGCCGTGATCGCGGCGCGCAGCCCGTCGGTCAGCCACCCGGTCAGCCCCTTGGCCGGCGCCTCCTGCGCGCGCAGTTGCAGGAAGTCCGACCCGGGTGCGGGCCGGGACGGCTCGGCAGCGGAAATTGGTCCACCTCATAGCGCTGGGATTGGTCCTCGAACCGGACCATACCCGCCGGGAGCATGGCATGCATGAAGACGTCACCCATCCTCGCCGGCGCGGCCGGCATGGTCTTCGTCGGCGGCGGCGTCGCGGTCAGCGGCCACCTCGCGGACGCGCCGCACCTGACGGTCCAGGCGCTCCGGTACGCGGTCGCCTGCCTGCTCCTTCTCGCCTGGGCGCGGTGGACCCGGACCCGGCTGCGCCGGCCACGCGGCGCCGAGTGGCTCTGGCTGCTCGGCGTGACCGTGGCCGGTCTGCTGGTCTTCAACATCGCCCTGGTGCACGGGGCGCGCCACGCCGAACCGGCCGTCCTCGGGGTGGCCGTGGCCTGCGTCCCGGTCCTGCTCGCGGCCGGCGGCCCGCTGCTGGAGGGCCGCGGGCCGGCTCCTCGGGTGCTGCTCGCCGCAGCCGTCGTCACGCTCGGCGCGGTCCTGGTCGAGGGGCTGGGCCGGACCGACGCGACCGGGGTGTTCTGGGCCGTCGTCACGTTCGCCGGCGAGGCGCTGTTCACCCTGCTCGCCGTGCCGGTGCTGGGCCGGCACGGCCCGCTCGGCGTCTCCGTGCACGCCACCTGGCTCGCCACCGCGATGTTCGGCGTCCTCGGCCCGCTCACCGAGGGGCCGTCCGCGGTCACCCGGCTGCACACCGACGACGTGCTGGCCGGCGCCTACCTGGCGGCCGGGGTCACCGCCGCCGCCTTCCTCCTCTGGTACACCTGCGTGACGCGGATCGGCGCCGGACGTGCCGGGCTGCTGACCGGCGTCGCCCCGGTCGCCGCGGCCCTCACCGGGACGGCGCTGGGCGCGCCGCCGCCCGGCCCGCTGGTCTGGGCCGGCATCGCCACGGTCGCGGGCGGCCTCGCCGTCGGCCTGACCGCGCGCACCCCGGCCCCGGCCGTGGCCGCCACCTGACGCCACCGCCCCCGGCCACGCCCGGGGGTGCGAGGGCCGCGCCGATCGCCGCGGGACGCCCCGGCCGTACCCGGGGAAATCCGGCCGCGAGCGGCGGGGATCACGCCAGGTCGTACGGGTTCCGGCTGTAGCGGAAGGTGGCGATGTCCAGCCCGGTGACCGTGCCGTCCGGGGCGCGCAGCACGGACAGCACCTCGCCCTCGTCGCTGCCGGCGGCGCCGCGCCAGCGGTCCGGGGCCTCGCGGTGGAACCGGGTGTGCCGGCCCGGGCCGGTCATCACCAGGCCGGCGCCCACCGGGGCGACGTCGTACTCCCGGCCCATCCACCACCAGCGGCCGCAGACCTCCGCGGCCTCGCCGGTCGGCGGCGCGGGCGGCTGCCAGGCCGGCGCGGGCGCGGCCGGCTCGTGGTCCAGCACCGTGGTCAGCGCGCGCAGGCCGAGGTCCATGATGCTCTCGCCACCGGCGAAGCCGTAGGCGTTGGCGAACACCACCACGCCCATCCGGCTGCGCCGGTGCACGGCGAGATGGGCGAGGTAACCGGGCATCGAGCCACCGTGCCCGACGTGGACGCGCTCGCCGACCCGGAACAGTTGCGGGCCCAGACCGTGGCCGGCCGTCCACGACTCCGGATCGCTGATCGCCACCGGGCTGCACATCTCGTCGACGGTCTCCCGGGCCAGCACGGCCGGGGCCGGGTCGGCCAGGAAACCGGCCCACTTGGCCATGTCGGTGACCGTGGACCAGAGCTGCCCGGCGGGGGCCATCGCGCCGGTGTCCGCGCGCGGCTGCTCGTGCAGCGTGCCGCCCAGCGCGTGCACCACGTACCCGCGGGCGTACGGCTCCACCGGGTGGTACGTGGTGCGCCGCATACCCAGCGGGTCCAGCACCCGCTTGGTGGCCAGCTCCGCCCAGCTCTGCCCGGTGACCCGGCTGAGCACCGCGCCGAGCAGGCCGTACGCCAGGTTCGAGTAGCGGTGGCGGCGGAACGGCGGGCCGGTCAGCTTCTCGTACGTCAGCCCGGCCAGCAACCGGTCCACGTCCCCGCCGGCGGTGCGCTCCCACCACGGGCCGTCCGGCTCCCGTTGCAGCCCGGAGACGTGCCCGAGCAGCTGACGCAGGGTGACGCCGCCGATCGGGGTGCCCGGCAGGTGCCGGTAGAGCAGGTCGTCGAGGGCGAAGAAGCCCTCGTCGCGCAGCTGCATGACCAGTGTCGCGGTGATCGTCTTGGTGATCGAACCGAGCCGGTACTGGGTCTTCGGGTCGGGCCTCGGGGTCTCCCCGGCACCGGTGAAGTGCAGCACCGCCCGGTCCCGCAGCACGGCCAGCGCCAGTGACGGCACCCGGCCGGCGGACTGTGCCCGGGCGGCGATCTCCTCGATCCGCCGGGCGGTCTCCGGAAGCAGTGTCACGGTGGGGGCCCTCCTGCTGTGCGACTGACAGGTACAACTGCCCGGGGACGGTTCGGCTACGCCGCGCACCGGCATCGCCCGCAGTGCGCGGACGTGACACGATCGTTGATGTGGAAGCCGTAATCTGGATCGTTCTCGCCGTCGCGCTGGCGATCGGTGAGGCGTTCACCGCGACCATTCTGATCATCTTCTTCGCGGCCGGCGCCGCCGCGGCGGCGGTGGCCGCGGCCCTCGGCGCCAACCTGCTTCTCCAGGTCATCGTGTTCGCGCTGGTCTCCGGGCTGTCGGTGGCGGCGGTCCGGCCGTTGATCATGAGGCATGCGCGGTCCGCGCTGGAGAGCGGCGACACCCCGTTCGGCATCGAGGCGATGGAGGGGCACCACGGCACGGTGCTCGAGGACGTGGATGCCGACCACGGCCAGATCCGGATCGAGGGGGAGATCTGGCAGGCCCGCTCCTTCGACGGCCGGGAGACCTTCCCCGCCGGTCAGCGGGTGCGCGTGGTCAAGATCCGGGGCGCCACCGCACTCGTCTGGCACGACGATCTGCCCGACGTCTGAAAGAACACTTCTGTCACATAGAGAGGCGCCATGGAAGCTGTCATCGCTGTCCTGGTCATAGTCATCGCCATCTTCGCGGTGACCACCATCGTCCGGTCCATCCGGATCGTTCCCCAGCAGCGGATGGACGTCGTGGAGCGGCTGGGCCGGTACAAGCGGACGCTCAGCCCGGGGCTGAACCTGCTGGTGCCGTTCATCGACGCGGTGCGCAGCAAGGTGGACATGCGCGAGCAGGTGGTGTCGTTCCCGCCGCAGCCGGTGATCACCTCGGACAACCTGGTCGTCTCGATCGACACCGTGCTCTACTTCAAGGTCGTCGACCCGGTCCGGGCCACCTACGAGATCGCCAACTTCCTGCAGGCGATCGAGCAGCTCACGGTCACCACGCTGCGTAACGTCATCGGCTCGCTCGACCTGGAGCGGGCGCTGACCAGCCGGGAGGAGATCAACCGGCACCTCTCCACGGTGCTGGACGAGACCACCGGCCGGTGGGGCATCAAGGTCACCCGCGTGGAGATCAAAGCGATCGAGCCGCCGCCCAGCATCCGCGACTCGATGGAGAAGCAGATGCGCGCGGAACGGGAGCGGCGCGCCACGATCCTCAACGCCGAGGGCCACAAGCAGGCGCAGATCCTCACCGCCGAGGGTGAGAAGCAGGCCGCCGTGCTGCGCGCCGACGGTGACCGGCAGTCGCGCATCCTGCAGGCCGAGGGTCAGGCCAAGGCCATCCGTACCGTCTTCGACGCGATCCACCAGGCCAACCCGTCGCAGAAGGTGCTGGCGTACCAGTACCTGCAGTCGCTGCCGCAGATCGCCAACGGCTCGGCGAACAAGGTGTGGATCGTCCCGACCGAGCTGACCAAGGCCCTGGAGGGGCTGGGCGGCGCGCTCGGTGGCCTGGCCACCATGGCCGGCGACACCCCGTCGCCGCGGGTCGACTCCGATGCCGTGGAGCGTGAGGCGGTGGCGGCCGCGCAGGCCGCGGCCGAGGAGGCGCAGCGGGTGGACGCCGAGGTGCGCGCCGCCGAGGCGCAGGTCTCCGGGGAACCGGAGGGCGCCGCGGCGCTGTCGGCGGGGGAGCCGGTGCCGCCGTCGGCGGCGCTGGGCGGGACCGACCGCAGCGATGCCCACCAGATCGAGCGCGCCTGACGTGACGGCCGGCCGGCCTCTCGGCCGTCTGGCGCCGCGGCACTGCTGACCGGCGGTCCGCCGCAGGTCCGTTGACCGGCGGTCCGCCGCAGGTCCGTTGACCGGCGGTCCGCCGCAGGTCCGTTGACCGGCGGTCCGCCGCAGGTCCGCTGACCGGCGGTCCGCCGCAGGTCCGCTGGCCGGCGGTCCGCCGCAGGTCCGCTGACCGGCGGTCCGCCGCGCCACCGCCGGTCGGCCGCCCCGACGGACGGTCCCGCGCGCGGTCGGCGGGTGGCATCGGTGTGGCCGGC is a genomic window of Actinoplanes teichomyceticus ATCC 31121 containing:
- a CDS encoding DUF3097 domain-containing protein; protein product: MYGEDVLSGNWRRRRAIPEVDAEPELVVEDADSGFCGAVVGFELGAVVLEDRHGRRRNFPLAPAAFLLDGKPVTLRRPARPAAPAQRRVTASGSIAVAGVTARVAKASRIWVEGIHDAALVERIWGDDLRIEGVVVEPLDGIDDLAAAVRDFRPGPRRRLGVLVDHLVPGSKESRIVASVTHPDVLITGHPYVDVWQAVKPARVGLREWPVVPPGRPWKEGVCEAVGVREPADMWRRILASVSSYKDVETPLINSMERLIDHVTAPPE
- a CDS encoding PLP-dependent aminotransferase family protein, with amino-acid sequence MSAAEPSRPAPGSDFLQLRAQEAPAKGLTGWLTDGLRAAITAGRLAPGTRLPATRRLAAELGVSRGVVVQAYQRLVDEGLAAARTGSGTVVARDAAVAPRPSADRRRTLRRLRLPLPTPDGIDLDLSPGVPDLSAFPRAAWLRAERAVLDRVTAADLGYGDPGGSPRLRAELAGWLARTRGVRAEADDILVCGGVAQGLALLAQAASARGEAAWAVEDPGSRGARDQVAHWRVRPEPVPVDDDGLRIAPLRATGLHTVLLTPAHQFPTGVVLAPQRRRELLTWVAEGARLIVEDDYDAEHRYDRAPVAAVQGAAPERVAYLGSVSKSLAPGMRLGWLIAPRRRQAELLAAKHASDLGSPALPQLVLAHLLASGDYDRHLRHVRARQRARRDALLAGLRTHLPQARVRGVAAGLHLLAELPAGDDVALAERVRAHGVLVHPLSWHRSQPGRPGLVLGYAAHPPDRLTDAAVRIGAALAGTAATPAAPSRGRSAAPSS
- a CDS encoding DMT family transporter, with protein sequence MKTSPILAGAAGMVFVGGGVAVSGHLADAPHLTVQALRYAVACLLLLAWARWTRTRLRRPRGAEWLWLLGVTVAGLLVFNIALVHGARHAEPAVLGVAVACVPVLLAAGGPLLEGRGPAPRVLLAAAVVTLGAVLVEGLGRTDATGVFWAVVTFAGEALFTLLAVPVLGRHGPLGVSVHATWLATAMFGVLGPLTEGPSAVTRLHTDDVLAGAYLAAGVTAAAFLLWYTCVTRIGAGRAGLLTGVAPVAAALTGTALGAPPPGPLVWAGIATVAGGLAVGLTARTPAPAVAAT
- a CDS encoding serine hydrolase domain-containing protein, whose amino-acid sequence is MTLLPETARRIEEIAARAQSAGRVPSLALAVLRDRAVLHFTGAGETPRPDPKTQYRLGSITKTITATLVMQLRDEGFFALDDLLYRHLPGTPIGGVTLRQLLGHVSGLQREPDGPWWERTAGGDVDRLLAGLTYEKLTGPPFRRHRYSNLAYGLLGAVLSRVTGQSWAELATKRVLDPLGMRRTTYHPVEPYARGYVVHALGGTLHEQPRADTGAMAPAGQLWSTVTDMAKWAGFLADPAPAVLARETVDEMCSPVAISDPESWTAGHGLGPQLFRVGERVHVGHGGSMPGYLAHLAVHRRSRMGVVVFANAYGFAGGESIMDLGLRALTTVLDHEPAAPAPAWQPPAPPTGEAAEVCGRWWWMGREYDVAPVGAGLVMTGPGRHTRFHREAPDRWRGAAGSDEGEVLSVLRAPDGTVTGLDIATFRYSRNPYDLA
- a CDS encoding NfeD family protein, yielding MEAVIWIVLAVALAIGEAFTATILIIFFAAGAAAAAVAAALGANLLLQVIVFALVSGLSVAAVRPLIMRHARSALESGDTPFGIEAMEGHHGTVLEDVDADHGQIRIEGEIWQARSFDGRETFPAGQRVRVVKIRGATALVWHDDLPDV
- a CDS encoding SPFH domain-containing protein, encoding MEAVIAVLVIVIAIFAVTTIVRSIRIVPQQRMDVVERLGRYKRTLSPGLNLLVPFIDAVRSKVDMREQVVSFPPQPVITSDNLVVSIDTVLYFKVVDPVRATYEIANFLQAIEQLTVTTLRNVIGSLDLERALTSREEINRHLSTVLDETTGRWGIKVTRVEIKAIEPPPSIRDSMEKQMRAERERRATILNAEGHKQAQILTAEGEKQAAVLRADGDRQSRILQAEGQAKAIRTVFDAIHQANPSQKVLAYQYLQSLPQIANGSANKVWIVPTELTKALEGLGGALGGLATMAGDTPSPRVDSDAVEREAVAAAQAAAEEAQRVDAEVRAAEAQVSGEPEGAAALSAGEPVPPSAALGGTDRSDAHQIERA